Genomic DNA from Theropithecus gelada isolate Dixy chromosome 1, Tgel_1.0, whole genome shotgun sequence:
ccgtctcaaataaataaataaataagaaatattcggcggggcgcggtggctcaagcctgtaatcccagcactttgggaggccgagacgggcggatcatgaggccaggagatcgagaccatcctggctaacacagtgaaaccccgtctctactaaaaaaatacaaaaaactagccgggcgaggtggcgggttcctgtagtcccagctacttgggaggctgaggcaggagaatggcgtgaagccgggaggcagagcttgcagtgagctgagatccggccactgcactccagcctgggcgacagagctagactccgtctcaaaaaaaaaaaaaaaaaaaaaaaaacagaaatattcacTATCCCATGGACATacagatggaaagaagaaaagccagCATTAGAATCCAGTCAACTGACCCTGCAAGAGGCTGGAGTCTACTCAACTGCACTCTAGGGTCCCCCCTGTCTTCCTCCTTTGTTCTGGCATTTATCCTGTGGCCTTAATATTCAATTTTGGCCTTCACCGATGTCTTTAGGTGGAGACTGGGATTTAGAAGGTAAGAATCTTAGAGGAGCATAGTTTTACCACAATTCCAATGTAGTGGTCTGTGGCAGACTGTTtccagaagactttttttttttttttggagacagcctGGCTCTGTAACCAGGAGCTAGAGTGCactggagtgatctcggctcactgcaacctccgcttcccaggttcaagcaattctcatgcctcagcctcccaaccaactgggattacaggcatccaccaccacacccagctaatttttgtatttttagtggagacggagttttaccatgttggccaggctggtatctaactcctggcctctggggatccatccacctcggcctcccaaagtgctgggattacaggcgtgagccgctgtgcctggccacagAAGGCTTTTTCTGACATCAGCCAAGTGCCCCCAGCGCTGCAGGCCCACCATCGAGATGGGCCTAGGCTTCCACCCGTAAACTGTACTTTTCCCCCTGTGTGGTTGGTGGGAGTGGAGAAGAGTTTGGCACACTGAAGTCCAAATGCTAGGTCTAGGGTGGGTGGTGAATAGCTGCCTTCACATCTGACTTTAATCAGCTTCCGAGACAGATTCCCAaactcttccttccttcatcttcatCCTACTGCATGCATGCCAATTCAATTTTAAACAATCATAACTGCACaagtaataaatatattctcgatataaacaaaaactaaacaaaactttaaaacttgaATATATTCTTGATGTAAACAAAAACTTGAACATTACACACAAGGCAAaactcccccaacacacactgaCCCCTCTTCTGAGGAAGATTACCAGGGTAACGTATACCCCTTCAAGCAGTTTTCACGTGACTCTCAAACTGTGCTTCCTGGACCAGCAGcacagcatcacctgggaacttgttagaaatgcaagttaTCGGGCGCCGTCCCAAATCTAATGTGCCAGAAATGCTGGGAGTGGTGCTCGGCACTCTTTTGACAAGACCTTCCGTGATGCTAATCTTtcctcaagtttgagaaccactggcctagcTCCCTGTTGCTCTGAAGCTAACCGTGCACCTGGGCTCTAGTCCTCTGTGCCTGGGTTCATTTATTTGTCTAGCTTCACCTCCCCCAAGCAGCCCATCCGACCTTCTCTCCCACCAAAGTGGACACATTCCTAGCCCTGGCTCAGGCCCTTCTCGCCATCTTCTCTTTCAAGTTCTGTCCCTAAATGCTCTGGCCTTCCAGGCACACAGGAAAAGCTGCTCTAATAGAGCTGGCTGGCAGGACCGGGCACGGGAGGGACGGGGGGCAGTGGGTGGGAGGAACCGGGCGGGGGCAGGCAAGACCTCAGGGCTCCAGGGCCTCGTCCCCGGACTCCGCCGTCTCCTCCTCGATGCGGGCTGCGGCCTCAGGGTCGCCGCCCTCCTCGGCCCGGAAGCGTAGCAGATGCGGGGGGCGCGGGGTCCCTCGCGCGCGGCCGAAGTTCCGGAGGCTGATGGCCGGGGAGGGCGCCCCTACGCCCAGGAAGCGGCCGAGCAACGGGGTCTGCGCGGCGGGCGCTGGCCGACCCGACCCGGGGGACGCCTCCACCTGCAGGCTCTGCTCAGGGTCGTCGCTCATGCTGCGGGCGGGAGGGTGGGCTGAGCCCGGGCACAGAGCGGGAGCGGGGACGCGGGGTCGGCTCTCGGGGAGGGACGGAGGCATCGGTGCCCCAGAGGCTGAGCGAGGACCCGCGTGCCGGGTCAGGTCCGGTCTCCGCCGGCGCAGGCCACTCACCGCAGGTTGAAGGTGGAGCCCAGGAATGAGGGCCGCAGAGACTCGGCCGCCGTGGCCACAGTGTAGGGTGGCTGCGGCTGGTCCTCATCCCAGTACTGGTCCTTCTCAGCGGGGGGAAGGTTCTGGTACATTTCGTCCACAGATAGCAAGGACACCTGGGCCACCAGCAAGTTACAAGgatcctcctctcctctcctctcctctccttcccacgGCCGGGCGGAGAGCTGACTGGGAGAGGGGCCCAGGAGCTGCCCTGGACTCCTGATCTTCCCACGGCCGGCTGAGAGCTGACTGGGAGAGGGGCCCAGGAGCTGCCCTGGACTCCTGATCCTTCCTGATGCTTGCTCACCTGCAAGTTGCGGTCTATGAGCTGGTTTGTCTCAAAGTCGTCATCATCCTCACCAAACGGGTTGATGATCTGTTCAGCCACCTATAGGTGGCAGAGATAGTGTTTTCTGGGCTCAGAGCCCCACTCTTTGTCCCCAAAGTTGGGGCCCCTGTGCCCACATCTCCACAGAGCAGGCTGGCATGCCCATCTGCAGTGCCCACCTTGAGCCAGCCAGCATAGAAGAAGAACTGCAGCAGAGTGGTGAGAGGCACATACATGTCCGGGTCTCCCAAGGCTGGGGCTGGCTCCTGGTCTGGCTTCAGAAGCTTCTGAGGTTTGGCAGCCCCTGCCTCTGGCTCCACAAACTGGCGGCCAACCAGGGAGAGGGCAAAGAAGGAGTAGACAGCTATGGTCACCACCTGGAGAAGGAAGAGCCAGGCTCAGTGCAGGATGCAGTGGGACAGGGAGACATGCTGCCCCTGCCTCTGAGGCTCTATGGGAAGTCTGACAAGTAATCAAACATGTATCCTGGTGTGGCAGTACCAGTGGGGACAGGGTCACCTTGGTGGGGGTGGTACAAGGCTTTGAGGATGAACCCAGTGCCTCAGGGGACTGAAATGGTCAGGCAAGTACCATCTCTAATTCTTCTCATCTCACACACAGCACAGGACATACAGTAGGCACTGggactggggaggggagaggcagtTACTTGGGTGTAGACAAGGGGGATGCTGATCCAGTCATAGTGGAATAGCATGCTGCACTTGGCTCGGTACTTGTTCAGCTCCTGGAGGAACAGCAGGAACAGGAAGTCAGCAGAAGCGAGGAAGGAACAGGGGTGCCCAGCACAAACTAGGCCTGGGCCGGGCCAGGAGGCTTTTTCTCATTCTGCTCTCAGAGGTGTATTAGGCTGGGGTgcttgaatctcagctctgctaaCTAGCTGTGTAACTTAGGCAAATTTATTttccactctgtgcctcagtttccacaactGTGCAAGGAGGATGATAGTACCTATCTCAGGAGTTGCTGTAAGGGATGAATGAGTTAACATGGGTACAGGGCTTCCAAAAGGCCGAGGTACACAGTTGGTGCCATACAAGTGTTAGGTACTAAAATTATTATTCCTATTCAAAATTAGAGGGAGGAGGGCAGATAGGTCTGGTCCGGGGCCCACTCACTTCCAAAAGTAGACAGAGAGCGATATCGTCACGGATTCGCCCGTCTCTCCGGGCCTGGGCCGCCAGGTTGGTGAACCAGACGCAGGGCACCCAGTACTTGTTGAAGTCGGATTTCAGGCTCTCAaactttttcctctcttcctgggACATGAAACCTGAGCGGGTAAAGCGGAAGGGGTGCagttgcaacctctgccgccgTGGGGGCCTGCTGTTCCGCCGTCTGGCTCCCCTCTCTCGCGTCTACTGGCGGTCCCAGGACTCGCGGTTCCGCGTTCCTGCCGCAGTCCAGACCCTTCCCTGGAGCCCCTGCTCCTAGGACTTTCCCAGGCAGCACCTGCATCCAGCCGTGGGCCTGGCCCCCAGAGGCTCCCGGCGGGCGGCGCACCTGCGTCCACCACGTGCTCCATGGTGGGGAAGCGCTTGAGCACGCGGGTGCTGACCGAGCGCAGCACCAGCACCGACGCCAGGTTCGCGTAGCGGATGAGGGTGCGGCGCAGCAGGCGGCCCCGCTGGTCTACGCCGTGCACGCTAGCCGAGATGACGCACATCAGCTGGTCTGGCAGCGGGATGCTTGTGTACTGGGACCACCAGCGGTTCACCACGAGAGTCACATAGAAACCTGCTTGGCCACCGTGGTAGAGGGAGTAGGAAGGGAGGGTGGAGAGCCTGGGGGTCTGAGCGCCTCGCCTCCCCCAGCAAAGGGCCTCGTCCAAGCCAGTTGAAATGTGGCAGGGGGAAGGAAACATTCAGCTCCAGTACCCTGCTGTGCGAggccaggaggagggaggagggcaaaTTTCCTTCAGCAGAGGGAAAAtggggattcaaacccaggagaCTGCTTCCcaggagggtggggaaggggctgTCACCTCTGTCCAGCTCCCCTCCAGTGCCCAGGGTGGGCTTGTGAGGCCAGCAGGTGTCTTGTGCCTTGCTGGAAGTGAGGGTCCGGCAAGTGATAGGGCCCTGCCCTCCGGAAGTCCTGGACCCAGCACCCAGCTCCTGTGCCTGCTGGGCCTGCTCTGGCTGACCAGGCAGGCTCTGCCACTCTGttgagtaattctttttttttttttttaagcagagtctcgctacattgcccaggctggactggaactcctgggctcaagcgatcctctcacctcagcctctcgagtagctgagactgaaGGTGCGTCACCACACCATCTGTTGGGTAATTCTGACCCTCAGAGCTATCAGCCCAACCCAGAGGTCAGGGAACACAGTAAGGAGGACACAGGGAAAACTAGAAGGGGGCCTTACCCAATACAAAGGACAAGGGGATGAGGTCCGCTGAACGGTTGCAGTATCGGGCCACCTGAGCATACACGTGCTTCTGCTCCTGGGTCAGCAGCAGCCTGGGGAAGGCAGGTGTAGGCTTGGGTTAGAGGGAGGTGGGTGGCCCAGTCTCCCCACTTCCGCCAGCTCTAAGACCCTGCCCTTACCGGTAGGTGATGCTAAGCACAGCGTACAAGGCCCCGAAGAGGAGGAATTCCTTGTAGAGGAGCTTGTAGATGCTTCCCCTCCAACGGAGAAGCAGGCCAGAGAAACCTCCGAAGCGGGCCTCCGCCACTTTGAGAGTATATGAAACCGTCATGGTGCTGGGAGCCTGGGGCAGAAGGTCACAAGAGTTGCCCCCAGGGCTGTCCTTTAGTTCCCCAGACAACATCCCTTCCACTCTGGTCTCACACACCCCAACCTTCACCCTGCATCAGTGGAAAAGGGGTAGGAGCCTGCAGAGCAGAAAAGCACACCCCACCCTCTGCAGAACTCAGTAGTACATGGGCACAGCCAGGCTAGAGCTGGACAAAGTAGAACTGAGTTCTGTGTCCCATCACGCATGAGGCTTCCTCAAGCTCCTCTTCAGCCTGCAGGGCTAGGGATAACCAGATCCTGAACTGCTGTGGACAAGAGACGCAGCTCCAGCCCAAACCCACTGCTATTCCTTGGGGCCTTGCTCTGGAAGCTGATTAACTACACTACCAGGGCCCAGAGCACTCTCACCCCCATCCCATACCTGCCTACCTGGTCTGGGCAGCAGCCCGTGTGGAAGAACTGGGCTAGACTTCACCCCCCACAGACTTAAGTACCTCTGCAGTCCATAAAGTTAGGCTGGACCAAGGCCTATCATTGATGGATTGAAGCTGTCATCCAGCTTCCCCTGATGCTGGGAACTGGGTGTGTCTCCCTACCCCTGTAGGGCTGGGCTGGCCTTTGAGTGACAGAATTGCCACCTATACTGACCCAACAGCTCACACAGAAGACACCATGTCCTTCAAGCCAGTGTGACAGGGGTTATTGTCCCACGTTTCAGGTGGGAAGACAGATGCATGATAAACTGTTACAATAATACCAGCTGCTGATCACAGAGCACTGACTAAGTGACAGGCACCATGCCAAGGGCACTACTAGGTCATCCTCTCATGAAATCCTCATCACAGCCCCATAAGGTAGGGAATCAATCAtccacatttcacagatgaggctcCAAGAGGTAAATGACTTGCTCGCAGTCGGCCATACAGCTAGAACATGTTGGAGGCAGGATTCAAAGCTAGGGCTGATGGACTTCCAAGTCTGGAAGTGGCCTAGCAAGGGCATGAGCTCCAGGACCCATCCTGTGCACTGGCCACACTCCCAGGCTTCTTGTACAGGGTCTGGAGGTCTTGGTCAGGCTCTTCCCCGTCCATGCCACGGGGCTGACAGCCACAGATCTGGAAGCTCAGGCCTAGGAGTGCAGGCCCCGTTAAGCCCTGTGTCCAACATCCTGACTCCTAGGGGTGCCCAGGATTTGAGTGGCCACTTTCacctctgggcctcaatttcttcatctaacAAACAGAGGAAGTAATACCTAAGGCAACCATAGAAATAGAAccgccaggcaaggtggctcacgcctgtaatcctagcacattgggcaGCCTtgaggcagtcggatcacttgaggtcaggagttcgagactagcctggcccaacatggtgaaaccctgtctctcccaaaaatataaaaattagctgggcgtggtggcacgaacctgtagttccaggtacgtgggaggctgatgcaggagaattgcttgaacctggggaggcgcaggttgcaatgagtcgagctcgtgccactgcactgcggcctgggaaaaaaaaaagaaaaaagagagagagaaagagagaaagaaagaaagaaagacgccgggcgcggtggctcaagcctgtaatcccagcactttgggaggccgagacgggcggatcacgaggtcaggagatcgagaccatgctggctaacacggtgaaaccccgtctctactaaaaaatacaaaaaaaaattagccgggcggcgtggcgggcgcctgtggtcccagctactcgggaggctgaggcgggagaatggcgtgaacccaggaggcggagcttgcagtgagctgagatccggccactgcactccagtctgggcgacagcgagactccgtctcaaaaaaaaaaaaaaaaaaaaaaaaaaaaaNNNNNNNNNNNNNNNNNNNNNNNNNNNNNNNNNNNNNNNNNNNNNNNNNNNNNNNNNNNNNNNNNNNNNNNNNNNNNNNNNNNNNNNNNNNNNNNNNNaattcaggccgggcgcggtggctcaagcctgtaatcccagcactttgggaggccgagacgggcggatcacgaggtcaggagatcgagaccatcctggctaacatggtgaaaccccgtctctattaagaaatacaaaaaactagccgggcgaggtggcgggcgtctgtagtcccagctactcgggaggctgaggccggagaatggcgtgaacccgggaggcggagcttgcagtgagctgagatccggccactgcactccagcccgggcgacagagcgagactccgtctcaaaaaaaaaaaaaaaaaaaaagaaagaaagagaatctcaatgggagaatcccttgaacccgggagggagaggttgctgtgagctgagattgtgagattgtgccactgcacttcagcttgggtgacaaagcgagactctgtctcaaaaaaaaaaaaaaaaaaaaaagggccgggcactgtggctcatacctgtagtcccagcactttgggaggcagaggcaggcagatcacctgagatcgggagttcgagatcagcctgaccaacatggagaaaccccatctctactaaaaatacaaaattagctaagcatggtggcacaagcctgtaatcccagctacttgggagctgagacaggagaatcgcttgaactcgggaggcagagattgcagtgagctgagataatgccattacactccagcctgggcaacaagagtgaaactttgtctcaaaaaaaaaaaaaagaaagaaagaaagaaaagaacaaagaaatagaaCCTCAAAATGGAAGAGAATTGGCAGCTCACTTACCGTCCCAGACCGTCCCAGTGCTGAGGTAAGTGAATACTGAAAAATCCCAAGAGTGGTGGTCCTGCCTCTGTCTTGCTTTGGGAAGCTCCTCCCCCTGCACCATGAGCTGATTCCCTTCTGCAAGTTTCCTAAAAAGaggaagcacagagaggtgaTTAGGAGCACAGGCTTGGGAGTTGGACAAACCTgggtctgaatcccagctctctgTAACTGCAAGTTACCTATCTCTcatgaacctcagtttcctcctctgcaaagcAGGATCAAGAATGCCTAACCTCATGGGGCAATTTTGAGTATTCACAGAAACAGTGCCTACGGCCTAGAGCACTATGGCTTGGGCTGCTGTTACTATGAAAATCtgaatctgggccgggcgcggtggctcaagcctgtaatcccagcactttgggaggccgagacgggcggatcacgaggtcaggagatcgagaccatcctggctaacacggtgaaaccccgtctctactaaaaaaatacaaaaaactagccgggcgcggtggcgggcgcctgtagtcccagctactcgggaagctgaggcaggagaatggcataaacccgggaggcggagcttgcagtgagctgagatccggccactgcactccagcccgggcgacagagcgagactccgtctcaaaaaaaaaaaaaaaaaaagaaaatctgaatctGTTCTCTTTGGTTTCCTACTACTGGTCCACTCTTGCCTCCCAAGCCTTCCAAGCCAGACAGTCCTTGAGAAATGAGGAGGCAGAGACCTTTCCCTCATGTCCTGCTAACCTGCCCCAGACCAAACAGTGCTGGATCCTGGTTTTTAAGTTGGATACACAAGGCCCTCTGAGACTTACCCACCTCTACCCTCATCACCTGCCTCTGCCTAgctcatttttaagtttttttttttttttttttttttgagacagagtctcactctgtcacccaggctggagtgcagtggcaggatctcggctcactgcaagctccacctcctgggttcacgccattctccggcctccgcctcccgagtcgctgggactacaggcgcccgccacctcgcccggctagtctttttgtatttttttttagtagagacgggttttcaccatgttagccaggatggtctccacctcctgacctcgtgatctgcccgtctctgcctcccaaagtgccgggattacaggcttgagccaccgcgctcggccaatttttttttttaattttaatttttgtgagtgcatagtaggtgtatatgcCTAGCTCATTTGTAACTGTTCCTTCAAGGTGTAGCTCAGAGCACCCTCTAGGAAGCCTTCCATGATCTTTCCCAGGTTACTCCTCAAAACCCTCTGGGTTTTGTCTCTTGCAGCAGTTAATCACAGTGGTCTATGATCTGTTCACAGGGAGATCTCTCCTCTAGCCTGTGAGACGCCTGAGAAGTTTTGAATTTGATTCATCTAGGTAAAGCTAgattacagtggctcatgcctgtaatcctgacactttgggaggctgaggtgggaggatcacttaagcgcaggagtttgggaccagcctgggcaacatagtgtgacctgtctctacaaaatattgtttaaaattagctgggtgtggtggtgtgcgcctagaGTCCAGgcacttaagaggctgaggtgggaggatcacttgagcccaggagtctgaggctgcagtgagccttgatacagccattgcactccagcttgggtgacagagtgagaccctgtctcaaaacaaaacaaaaaaaacagcaaaaaaagaaaagaaaagaaaagaaaaagttggggAGGAAAACTTGAAACCAAgcaagcttctttttctttctttcttctcatccttctctccttctcacctccctccacccactcttttgttttccatttctctcttcccttttaaGATGAAAGACATCTggtcccccagcccctccctacTATTTTGTGAGATTTCCCAGATGAGGCAAGATGTGGAAAACTACTCATGGCCTGACTGGAGTTACATTCTCCTTCGAGGTCTCCCATGTGAGATGTCAATATAAGGAAAGaacaggacagagagagagagagagagagagagagaatgtgtgtgtgtctaggacCTGACCTGGGGAGGGTGAGATACCAGCTCCTGGGCCTCAGGCATCATGCCAGGCAGTTCATTCCCATGCTGTGATCTGTGGCTTTCCTAGAGCATCTGGGCTGCTTACCACTTAAAGATGTTctaggggccgggcacggtggctcaagcctgtaatcctagcactttgggaggccgagacgggcggatcatgaggtcaggagatcaagaccatcctggctaacacggtgaaaccccgtctctactaaaaaatacaaaaaaactagccgggcgaggtggcgggcacctgtagtcccagctactcaggaggctgaggcaggagaatggcgtaaacccgggaggcggagcttgcagtgagctgagatccggccactgcactccagcctgggcaacagagcgagactccgtctccaaaaaaaaaaaaagatgttctagGACTTGGAAAGCCAGGTCCTGGGAGTGCAAGAGCTCAGGCTGTGTCTCCCTGACAGCTCTACCCCAGGAAGACCAGCTGGCTGCATTTCAGTCCTGTACCCCACCCGCACCTGTGGCCCTCACACCTCTGCTTGTTCCCAGCCCTGTGGTCTGTGAATTTCCCACAGAGCCCAGGATAAAAGTACATGACCTGAAGCCTCTGCCAGAGGAAGAGGGCGGTCCCCAGGCCCACCCAGTCCCTACCTCCTGAATCACCTTATCTCCCTTCTCTGCTGCTGACCAGTCCCTTTGTTTATGGTGCAGGAGAGGGAACCACTCAGCCCATAAATCACCTGCCCCACCTTTCCTTAtcctccagctctgcctctccctccctatTGGTCCTGCCCACCCATTCCCCTGTCCCCTCCTCACAACTGAGAGGTGGTTGTATAGCTTGGCAGTGAAATGGATTCTGGAGCCACACTGCCCAGGTTCCCAAGTCCATGCTTCACCGTGGCCACCAAAGTCACcaagctttgtgaccttgagaaagCCAATGAACCTTTTAAATTCCCTatgagaggctgggtgtggtagctcatgcctgtaatcccagcactttgggaggccaaggcaggtggatcacttgaggtcaggagtgagatcagcctgacaaacatggcaaaatcctgacactactaaaaatacaaaaattagctgggcttggtggcaggtgccagtaatcc
This window encodes:
- the BEST4 gene encoding bestrophin-4, yielding MTVSYTLKVAEARFGGFSGLLLRWRGSIYKLLYKEFLLFGALYAVLSITYRLLLTQEQKHVYAQVARYCNRSADLIPLSFVLGFYVTLVVNRWWSQYTSIPLPDQLMCVISASVHGVDQRGRLLRRTLIRYANLASVLVLRSVSTRVLKRFPTMEHVVDAGFMSQEERKKFESLKSDFNKYWVPCVWFTNLAAQARRDGRIRDDIALCLLLEELNKYRAKCSMLFHYDWISIPLVYTQVVTIAVYSFFALSLVGRQFVEPEAGAAKPQKLLKPDQEPAPALGDPDMYVPLTTLLQFFFYAGWLKVAEQIINPFGEDDDDFETNQLIDRNLQVSLLSVDEMYQNLPPAEKDQYWDEDQPQPPYTVATAAESLRPSFLGSTFNLRMSDDPEQSLQVEASPGSGRPAPAAQTPLLGRFLGVGAPSPAISLRNFGRARGTPRPPHLLRFRAEEGGDPEAAARIEEETAESGDEALEP